A segment of the bacterium genome:
GGCATTCAGACAGGGCTGTTGCGTAACGGCTTGACTTCATGGCTCAAGGCTGATCAGCGCGTCGTTATTGTCCACGCTCTCAACCCCTATGGCTTCGCTCATTTAAGGCGAGCCGATGAGGACAACGTTGATTTAAATCGCAACTTCGTGGATCACTCCAAACCTTATTCGGAAAACTCGAACTATGATGCTTTGGCCAATGCCATCGCCCCTAGCAGCCCGTTGACGAAGTCTGCACTGGACAGAAGCGGCCTGATCCGATTCTTTGGTGTTGTGATTTAGCCGGGGGTTTCGCCGATGGCGATGGGATTTCAGAAGGATCGTCAGGGTGACTTGATGGTGGGCTGGGCTGAGATGCCGCGCTCGCCGGGACATGTGTTTTACGATCGCCTGCAGCGGGTTCTGCACGAGGGTGGTTTCGACGGTTTTGCCGAGACGGCGTGCGCGCCCTATTACGCGGCTAAGATGGGTGCGCCCTCGGTGCCGCCGGGGCGTTACTTCCGCATGCATCTGGTGGGTTATTTCGAGGGCATCGCCTCGGA
Coding sequences within it:
- a CDS encoding DUF2817 domain-containing protein; this translates as GIQTGLLRNGLTSWLKADQRVVIVHALNPYGFAHLRRADEDNVDLNRNFVDHSKPYSENSNYDALANAIAPSSPLTKSALDRSGLIRFFGVVI